Proteins from a single region of Syngnathus scovelli strain Florida chromosome 7, RoL_Ssco_1.2, whole genome shotgun sequence:
- the bloc1s3 gene encoding biogenesis of lysosome-related organelles complex 1 subunit 3, giving the protein MKKACRGEYPRQLCGVRQKIKRPLLLSADSLLPDWSAVYHVTYILHFDWTLVTSYFLSAHVIGHHLNSVLTIWVVMSSRYPIVVQGEASETDSDDEVYITSLPTSQTAIVGAKVQGEASETESEDEVETSTRGSALSHESAKILKRDLPPLIVVRDHPNIQSVVEDRPSPTRKPFGDTLLQQKLQESNSRLYSNVGQMLRHVYGNASKEVRSTTAQLNTSQSAIINASHSIRLILDDLKVVSEKIDIITSCQILPDIKLNDSEENNTPVSQRKEA; this is encoded by the exons AAAGCATGTAGGGGTGAATATCCACGTCAACTCTGCGGTGTACGCCAAAAAATTAAGCGTCCACTTTTACTGTCAGCTGACAGCCTCCTGCCGGATTGGAGCGCCGTTTACCACGTGACATACATACTGCATTTTGATTGGACTCTAGTAACAAGCTATTTCCTGTCTGCTCATGTGATCGGACACCATTTGAATTCGGTGTTGACAATCTGGG TGGTCATGTCCAGCAGATACCCGATAGTGGTGCAGGGCGAGGCATCCGAAACAGACTCGGATGATGAAGTTTACATTACCTCCCTGCCAACTTCCCAGACGGCCATTGTAGGAGCCAAG GTTCAAGGGGAAGCTTCTGAAACAGAGAGCGAAGATGAAGTGGAGACGTCGACCCGAGGTTCTGCATTGAGTCACGAAAGTGCTAAGATACTCAAAAGAGATCTACCTCCGCTTATTGTCGTAAGAGATCACCCAAATATACAATCTGTTGTGGAAGACAGACCAAGTCCTACACGTAAGCCTTTTG GTGATACATTATTGCAGCAAAAATTGCAGGAGTCAAACAGCCGGCTCTATTCCAATGTGGGGCAAATGCTGCGACACGTTTATGGCAATGCCAGCAAGGAG GTGCGCAGTACAACGGCACAGCTTAACACATCACAGAGCGCTATCATCAACGCTTCTCATAGCATCCGGCTGATTTTGGATGACTTGAAGGTCGTGTCTGAGAAGATCGACAtcatcaccagttgccagaTATTACCTGATATCAAGTTGAATGATTCAGAGGAAAATAACACTCCTGTATCCCAAAGAAAAGAAGCATAG
- the trappc6bl gene encoding trafficking protein particle complex subunit 6B, like, producing the protein MADDALFEFLHMEIVAHVYRDLQSIKGETDNKDRASRVSVLEGMGYRVGQGLIERLTRDSPCFKDELDVMKFICKDFWTKVFRRQVDNLRTNHQGTYVLQDNKFNMLTQLSNGKQYLDQAPKYLAFSCGVVRGALSNLGLESVVTAEVSVMPSCKFQVVIQKL; encoded by the exons ATGGCAGACGACGCTCTCTTTGAGTTTCTCCATATGGAGATTGTGGCACACGTATACAGGGATCTGCAATCCATTAAAGGAGAGACTGACAACAAG GACAGAGCCTCTCGTGTTTCTGTTTTGGAGGGGATGGGCTACAGAGTGGGACAAGGACTCATTGAGAG ATTGACAAGGGATTCCCCCTGCTTCAAAGATGAGTTGGATGTAATGAAATTTATTTGTAAAGACTTCTGGACAAAGGTTTTCAGGAGGCAGGTGGACAATCTCAGAACAAACCATCAG GGCACCTATGTATTGCAGGATAACAAATTTAATATGCTGACGCAGCTCTCTAATGGTAAACAGTACCTGGATCAAGCACCTAAG TATCTCGCCTTTTCATGTGGTGTGGTGAGAGGAGCTCTGTCGAACTTAGGTCTTGAAAGTGTCGTTACAGCTGAGGTCTCTGTCATGCCATCAT GTAAGTTTCAAGTGGTCATCCAAAAATTATGA